Below is a genomic region from Melitaea cinxia chromosome 20, ilMelCinx1.1, whole genome shotgun sequence.
TCATACACGAGATGAATCGGGCCGATATATCGTGAAGTTACCGTTTAAACATGATTCGGAGCCAATCTTTGAAGGTTCTCGTGATGTTGCTTTACGACGATTCAGTGCAATCGAACGGAGGCTTTCTCGTGATCCAGAATTGCGTCGTCAATACTCCGAATTTATGGAAGAGTATCAACACAGTGGCCATATGTCGCTCGTTCCCATAGACGAAATGGGGAGAGGTAAATACTACATCCCTCATCATTGCGTTTTGCGTCCTGATTCCGTAACTACTCGTCTCCGTGTCGTTTTTGACGCTTCGGCTAGGGATCTCCGTTCTCGTTCTCTAAATGATTCACAGCTTATCGGTCCAAAATTACAACCAAATCTTTTGGAAATTCTATTGCGTTTTAGAGAACATGAAATCGTATTTATCGCTGACGTTCGCGCCATGTATCGTCAAATCCTAATTTCACCTGAACACCGCGACTATCAGCGTATTCTTTGGAGATTTTCCCCTGCCGACCCACTTCGTGAGTATCGCCTAAATACAGTAACCTATGGAGTCTCTTCATCTCCTTTCCTTGCTTGTCGCACGGTCAGACAGCTTGCTGAGGATTCAGGTGATGGGTTTCCTTTGGCAAAACAAATCGCGCTCTCTGATGTATATATTGATGACGTTATTACTGGCCAGGCTTCATTGAACGAAGCTCTAGAAGCTAAATCGCAAATTATTGCTCTTTTTGAGTTGGGGTGTTTTCATCTCCGCAAATGGATGAGTAACGACCCACAATTATTAGCTGATCTGCCTCCGGAGGACTGTTTAACTGAGTCGGTTTCTTTTGATGATTCTGAAACTCTTACTTTGAAAGTTCTTGGTTTGAAATGGGATCCTAAATCAGATGCATTTTTGTTTGAAGTTAAATCATCAAACCAGTCGTGTACCAAACGATCAATTCTTAGTGAAATCGCGCGAATCTTTGATCCTCTGGGATTTTTATCTCCTATTACGATAAAGGCAAAATGTCTCATCCAAAGATTGTGGATACTTGGCGTCGGGTGGGATCAGACTCCCCCTGAAGAGATTGTTAAGATCTGGGACATTTATCGAGCTAACCTTTCTTGTCTAGCTGATGTCAAAATTCCTCGAAAAATCACTAGTTCGATTGCTACCTCATACGAACTTCACGGATTTTGTGATAGTTCCGAAATCGCATATGGGGccgttatttatttacgtttcacAGATCACAATGGAGAGATTCAAGTCCGTTTAATTTGTTCAAAGGCTCGTGTAGCACCTTTAAAGCGAATATCATTACCCCGCTTAGAACTTTGCGCTGCAGTCCTTCTGTCAGATCTATTCAGATTCGTACGGGATACTTATGTGGATCGAATCCCTTTGAGCGCAGCTTATATGTGGTCCGATTCTACAATTGTATTATCGTGGTTAAGGTCTCATTCATCGCGCTGGGTTACATTTGTAGCAAACCGGGTGAGCCACATTCATGATATAATACCGACTGAATGCTGGCATCACGTGCCCTCGGAGGAAAATCCAGCCGATGTCTGTTCAAGAGGACAGTTTCCGGATGAAATCGTTCACAATTCCCTTTGGTGGGCGGGGCCATCCTGGCTATCAAAGGATCGAACTACGTGGCCAAATTCATTTGAAAGTCTCTCTCCATCTGACGAGGCAGTCGTAAAGTCCGAGTCTAAATTATCGTCAGTTCTTCTGATTGAAAAGAAATTAACCGAATCTCATCAAGGTACTTTCGAAATGTTATTATCTAAATTCTCAAGTTTACAAAAATTGTTGAACGTTTTGGCATACATAAATCGCTTTATAAGAAACGCAAAAAATTCTAATCGTCCTAATTGTAACCTATATATCACTAACGTCGAGCGACATAATGCGCTTATGCAGATCGTAAAACACGTCCAACAAATTGCATTCTCTCAAgaaatcttaaatattaaagcTAAGAGACCGATTcttaaacagtttaaaaaacttAACCCTTTTTTGGACGATTACGGTATTCTTCGTGTTGGAGGTAGAATCTCGCGATCGGGGCTTGAATATGAACATAAGCATCCTGCATTGTTACCACCTGACCATCCACTAACCATTTTAATAATAGACTTTATTCATCGTAACTACTGCCATACGGGCATAAATACAACCCATTTTTTATTACTGCAGCAGTTTTGGATTATTTCAGCAAAACGTGTCGTTCGTAGTCGTTTATCGAAATGTGTCCAATGTTATCGAACAAATTCAAAACCGTTGCAACCTTTTATGAGTGACCTTCCATCCTATCGCGTTAACCAAATAAAACCCTTCTCAGTAGTAGGTGTAGATTTCGGGGGACCCTTTCGCATTAAACTCGGTTCTCATCGTGGAGCAAAAATTGATAAGGCATATTTATGCTTGTTTGTCTGTCTTGCTACGAAGGCCGTTCATCTCGAAGTAGTGTCTACGTTATCTGCAGAGGGATTTATTGCCGCACTACGCCGTTTTATTGGAAGACGCGGTCGGTGTAACGTGATTCATGCTGATTGTGGCACCAATTTTGTTGGTGCTAGAAATCAATTGTCAGCTCTTATGGAGAGGGCTTCTGTTGCTgagaaaattgattttaaatttaacccGCCCTCGGCACCTCACTTCGGTGGCGTTTGGGAAATCCAGATTAAAGCTGCAAAAACACACTTGCATCGAGTTGTAGGCGATCAAGTACTCACCTTTGAGGAACTGACTACACTCTTCGTTCAGATCGAGTCAATTCTGAATTCGCGTCCGTTATATCCCCTCAGTTCTGATCCTAACGATCTGACTGTGCTCACGCCTGGACATTTTCTCACCCTAGAACCTTTAACTGCTGTCCCCGATGAGGATCACACTAACACTAAACTTCATCGGCTTAATCGGTGGCAGCTGTTACAATCTTTTCATCAGAATTTCTGGTCTAGATGGAAACATGAGTACCTTAATTCATTGACCGAACGCGCCAAATGGACTAAAGAATCTAAACCGTTATCAGTGGGTTCAATGGTGATAATTAAAGATGATAATCGTATACCACTTCAATGGTCACTGGGTAGAGTGGTTGATCTACACTTCGGTGCTGATGGGATAGCTCGAAGTGCTGTTGTTAAAACATCGCAAAATCATTTGACTCATCGTCCATTGGTTAAGTTATGCCCTCTTCCAATCGAACaataagttaattatatataatcttttttttttttttttttgttttgttttttcttcttcttcatatTGGTTAAGTCATaggttaaattaatattttcattctaTTCCAATGTTGTCTCTATTCAATTTACTCTTATCGTGATACATGTTTATTTCAACCTTGCTAACATCGTatctttcattttcattttgttatcATCGTATCGTATTCGTTATTTGTCTCTATTAATTCAATCTTATTTTGCCAGAAAATACCATAGGTATTTTGGTGGGCGGGATGTTCCGTtaccaaaataaattactagCAGAAACGATGTTCACACAAGTACGTACATACGAACGTAGCAGTTAAAGTTCACAACTGTCATGTATGACGTATTTGTTATCTGTGGAGCAATGCATAAATCGGTGACAGCCGCCGGCAGTCAAACGCGCTCGACAGATACTCTCTGCTTGTAAAACCGTTGCCTTTCAAAATTTGCTAATAACCGTTAATCGCTTATAATTCACCAACGTGCTTCAAGATTATTAGAATTGCTGCCCTCGAGAAAGGCTGGATCATCGTGCAGTTGCAGACCCAGGTACGTTATACATTGTACTTCGTTTGTGCTGCTTGTCGTGAACATCGTTAACACTTTATGTATGTGACTCCGCCACCGCTCAGGTGCAATTTCCATacatttgtctttatttttctaTCTACAAAAATGGAAAAACCTTCATGCAAACATGCTAcgctcattttattttaataacgtgTTTTAAAAAACGCTGAAAAAAGTGTTTAGATAGGTATTAAAAACCGTCAGCGGCTTATCCAAAGTTGAAACATTaactttttatgtgtttttgtcTTAAAAATTTCCGGAAAACCAATGAAAATTTCTAGCAGTATTAACTGAATAATAAATATGGCATTGTTCACAAATGACGAAAACACATGTTTAACTATTCCAGATATATGAATcctaatgtaatattttatagcctcACGTACCTATATAAACTAGGTAACAAATGcgaaaagaattttttatatcacaccGATAACCGAGATTACCGCGCCCAACCTACCTCAATAAATTAGATTTCAAAggtcaaataattttttttttatcttacttaTCAGTACTCAATATTACCGCATCgatacaaaattatttgtatgtcTTACAGACATTTTTAGTACAAGCAAAATAAATATGTGAATAAATTACATCGAAGTAAGTCTAGGAAATAGTAAACATGAACGAGTTTAACGGAATGAGTTATATAACAGTGGCAATCGTTGCTCCGGTGAATGTCTCGCCCCCACCTCCGACTATGTACAGGCTGATGATTATATTACCACGTTGGTATTATACGACTTAGTTGAGAAGGTCGTTTGTATGCAATATTATACAGAGTaagaatttatttgtttaaatccGTAAAACTCGTGATGTAGTAGAAAGTCTCTGTACCAACTTATTGTTAGTGTATAGACTATAAAAATGTACCTACTAAGGTTAAGATACGGGACGAtccaaaaaagaattattagaaaaaaaaaattataatactaatgattagaaaaaatataattagaatagACTGTTTATTGtagtataaattttacttacaacgcatacaatattataattaaagaaagacaaaatatataaaccGTTATTGTAAAATACTTAATATGTAAAAGCTAGTGacaaacacattaaaaatatatccgtAACAAATGCCACAACCACATGTAACGCGAAATATCACTCGTCCAAGAACTCGTCGACAATGAACGCCATTACGCAGATGTACCACGGCTGCCGTGGACCTCAGCGTTCCGGAATGGATACATTACCTCGCCGCGGCGCTATTCCTGCTGTGGCTCGTCTTCGGCCGCAGACGAAGCCACGTTGAAACATCCCTGTCGACATGATTATGTATGTAGTTAGCcaattttattatctgtatttatAATCTAAAAAGCGTATGCTtaagttttatattgttttgttttcgaTACTCTTCATCGGTACAAATGATTTGTaaaagaatcttgaaatttttaagggtatttatattacacaaaggagaatgatacgattctatacattcttgggccaaaatgtaatgaaattaaaatggtatcaattaatgcatttaggctcattgatccctcgctgaaaattatctatattttggctatctgagagtggagttattagactttttgtaaaagtgaggttatgttacaatgtctataaaaaaacctgatcactaagttcttgtagaaCTAAtgattgttatatttagtgaagaatgTTTGAAAACTCGTTACAAATactgatatacacttgaaaccataaataaatatcaggaatggactcagaatgcatcggaaaacagtaaacacgaaacgagtgacggacacagtattattgtTAGCCTGCTGTCAAGGCtgccattaaaaatatgatttattttaaatcgatatgaaatcgataatcattttagttttcagatattaattgatattttcgatattaatgtaactttatttgaaatgcacattattgtttacagctttaattgtgcatctaaatatcttgagttaattaactagtgcaaacattttctttttgaattgtgtaatcgattataattgaatcgatacccaaaatttgatgaaaactatctttctcaattttctccgcttccagATTCAGAAtcgagctgatattttatattttaaaataaaaaaatatgaccaattttttaaaccatatctctactcattacattttggcccaaaagtcgcCATCTCCTttgtttaacaaataatttgtacaaaatACGTATGAAATTGTtgatatactaataatataaatactatttcaACAAAATCTGTGTGACTAAAGGCTCTCTATGCCTATACTGTAGTGGTTTAAAGACTAAGTTGTAAGTGTAACTAAGAAAATATACTCAGCTGCACAATTAATTGGCCACCTACctttttcgcttcagcctgtaacatttcaCTGCTGAGTAAAGtcctctttcgccatgtagaaGAATAaacggagcttaatccatcacgctgctatCAGgagtacatgatagcaaccgggaccgacagcttaacttgctctccaaggcacggtgaggagTATAATGGGGACTAAAATTTCAtagattgaaaaataataatatttatcgtaTGAAAAATGTCATATGAATTTTCATTGATCGTGAATAACTCCTAAAATAGTGACAATAAGAGATAGCCGTATAATATGAATGCGTCGAGTACCTCCATAATATGGTCGAATTACACGAACTGTTGTGATTGTTACCACAACCTGTATATAGTTCCGGTGCGGGCAACTACGGCTCTCCACTTAATGTTATACAGTACTGTGTTAGTCATGTTGCAGCGGCCTTCACGACACGACGTATTTTAATAAGT
It encodes:
- the LOC123663725 gene encoding uncharacterized protein LOC123663725, translating into MSAFKKGKPKSIDVEYTTKDLPMLRRKRTIAHNRLQKALELGNLSLTDHSQRDMFLSYYQEIKDIAATFEHAHLNILQILEPSDSDDLDDTYERFDEMYYNVLAIHRSITRGQSESSSRVSSNSNIRLPKIVLPHFSGDIKRWPEYFDTFNELIHNCPSLSDIEKFHYLTSSLSGEALFVVKAFPLSHEHYEHAYQALIARYKCKRALTFTCWKDLLAIEFKCTNGIEFRKSLDLFEENLSILKTAELPIQHWDFILVYHILSKLDSTLRRSFEEKYSDVDLPTYKQLIGFLRTKCEALLRDTHFTENKLSKQVIKPASSTPFQKPFNKTNALIASADVQQNSKNVAVSNKCPFCAQTHTILSCSEFLKKPVEERIKITTERNWCYNCLKSSHQLKNCNSVFSCRVCKRKHHSLLHREKGIENNNTSSLVTNSKSNTAVLLATAIVQVKDSSGCMQSFRALFDSGSQNNFITTAAVNRLQLQIFPSSSHISGIGETQTSIVGHVRCQIGHHDKIIFNLDMHVIDSICGDQPIAKLKTTEWSHIESLPLADPGFDIPGPIDILFAADVFTESLLNKTIKGGPNQPTAFNSVFGWLLLGKSQLASNSLLNTSLQDDNELNSLVKQFWELDSLPQASSLTPEESLCEHKFKTTHTRDESGRYIVKLPFKHDSEPIFEGSRDVALRRFSAIERRLSRDPELRRQYSEFMEEYQHSGHMSLVPIDEMGRGKYYIPHHCVLRPDSVTTRLRVVFDASARDLRSRSLNDSQLIGPKLQPNLLEILLRFREHEIVFIADVRAMYRQILISPEHRDYQRILWRFSPADPLREYRLNTVTYGVSSSPFLACRTVRQLAEDSGDGFPLAKQIALSDVYIDDVITGQASLNEALEAKSQIIALFELGCFHLRKWMSNDPQLLADLPPEDCLTESVSFDDSETLTLKVLGLKWDPKSDAFLFEVKSSNQSCTKRSILSEIARIFDPLGFLSPITIKAKCLIQRLWILGVGWDQTPPEEIVKIWDIYRANLSCLADVKIPRKITSSIATSYELHGFCDSSEIAYGAVIYLRFTDHNGEIQVRLICSKARVAPLKRISLPRLELCAAVLLSDLFRFVRDTYVDRIPLSAAYMWSDSTIVLSWLRSHSSRWVTFVANRVSHIHDIIPTECWHHVPSEENPADVCSRGQFPDEIVHNSLWWAGPSWLSKDRTTWPNSFESLSPSDEAVVKSESKLSSVLLIEKKLTESHQGTFEMLLSKFSSLQKLLNVLAYINRFIRNAKNSNRPNCNLYITNVERHNALMQIVKHVQQIAFSQEILNIKAKRPILKQFKKLNPFLDDYGILRVGGRISRSGLEYEHKHPALLPPDHPLTILIIDFIHRNYCHTGINTTHFLLLQQFWIISAKRVVRSRLSKCVQCYRTNSKPLQPFMSDLPSYRVNQIKPFSVVGVDFGGPFRIKLGSHRGAKIDKAYLCLFVCLATKAVHLEVVSTLSAEGFIAALRRFIGRRGRCNVIHADCGTNFVGARNQLSALMERASVAEKIDFKFNPPSAPHFGGVWEIQIKAAKTHLHRVVGDQVLTFEELTTLFVQIESILNSRPLYPLSSDPNDLTVLTPGHFLTLEPLTAVPDEDHTNTKLHRLNRWQLLQSFHQNFWSRWKHEYLNSLTERAKWTKESKPLSVGSMVIIKDDNRIPLQWSLGRVVDLHFGADGIARSAVVKTSQNHLTHRPLVKLCPLPIEQ